Part of the Phycisphaerales bacterium genome, GCGCGCTCGGCGTAAGGTCGTGGCCTGGAAGCAGCGGCCGACGACGGATATGCTCGCCGAAATCAACGCGGCCCTGGTCGAAGCCGGCATCCCTTCATCGCGCCTGCGCGGCATCGGCGAAGGCGCTGACACCCCTCTTGCCGGCCCGGGCGAGCAGAACCTCCCTTTACGCCGCCAATCGCTCACCGTGAATCTCGAATCGCTGGCCCCGGCGGAAATCGGGAGCTTTCTGCACCACTGGCTGCTCCTGCAGCATCAGTGGAGCGCTGATCGACTCGAACTCATCCATCGGCGCGGCGACGCACAGAACGACACGTACGACCTGCGCCTGCACATCACCGCCGTTTACTATGCAGGAAGTTGACCTGCGGAATCGAGCGCCACATGAACCCCGCCGTCAATCGAACACTCCTGATCGCCGCGCTCGGGTGCATGATGATGGGCAGCGGATGCGCGGCTCCGCGCCCCGCCGGTCCGTACCAGAGCGTCTCCGCCGCGCAGCGCGACTCGATGCGCGCCCAAAGGCTCACAGCGGAGGCGGCGGATCTGACCGGTTCCGATCCGCAGCGGGCGGAGGATTTGCTGCGCGAAGCCCTCACCGCTGACCTCTACCACGGCCCGGCGCACAACAACCTCGGCGTCATTCACCTGCAGCGCGGGCAGCTCTACGAAGCCGCGAACGAATTCGAGTGGGCCCGCAAACTCATGCCCGGCCACCCCGATCCGCGGCTCAACCTGGCGCTGACGCTCGAGCGCGCCGGCCGCATCGATGAGGCGCTGGCCGCGTGCGAGTCGGCCCTGCAGGTCTACCCCGGGCACACGGCGGCGACCGAGGCGCTCGTCCGTCTCCAACTCCGCCACGGCCGCGCCGATGAGCGGACGACGGATCTGCTTGCTGAGATTGCCATTCGCGGCGAGACCGAGCATTGGCGACAGTGGGCCCGAGCCCGGCTTGCGCTCAGAGCCGAGTGAGGGGGGCCGCGCCTCTGCGGCCGCGTGTCTGGGCGAGGACCTTTGCGGCTCAACGGCGCCGGGCTCATTTGGCGCAGAAGAAACGCCCCTGCAGGGCAGGGGCGTGAAACGAGGCGGACGGGATTCGAACCCGCAACCACCGGATCGACAGAGGAACCTTGCCCGAGCGCGAGACTCGTAAACGACGGTAGGGACGAGGGTTGCGGATTGCAAGCGGTGCGGCTATTGCGCGGTTTTGCGGTCGTTTTCGCGGCGGAGCGCGGTGCGCACCGCGCAGCGAGGTGGCTACCAGTCATCCTTCGCCAGATCTTTGTTGCGCTGTTCGAGGCGCCACGTGCTGAATGAGTGCCGCTCGATCCTGCGCAATGTTCCTTCGAGGCCGTTGGTCTTGAAAAGTTCATTTCCGGCGGCCCTTGATACCCTGGCTCTAGCCTTCTCGATGGTCAGCCACGAGAGATCTTCTGCCAGCAGTTCAGCCGCTTCCGTAACGGTGAGCCAATCGCTCGGCTTGACCTCGACCACGCCCGGTGTCGGGAAGATGCGGGCTAGATCGAGGCTGAGGCAGCCGGATTCCAGAACGGCATGCTCCGCGAGCACGGCAGTCCGCGGGCGCGTACCGACCGACCAGATGTTGCCGGGCTTCACTCCGACGGAAAGCACAATCGGACGCTCCGACGCGGTCAGCCGCTCTGCGGTCGCAGCGATGGCGGCCGCGTCGAAACGCCCCAGCCCGAAGCCGAGGAACACCTCGCAAGCCTGTCCGCCGATACCCGCACCGCCGACCAGCACGACTCGACCCGGAACATCTACGATGAGGATACCGGATGCGTCGATCGCGGTGGCCACGGCCCGAGCCAGTCCAACCAGACTGAATCGCCACTGCTCAAAGTCGCGGGGTTCGAAGAAGGCGACGCCGCAGCCATGCAGGCACCGGTGAACGCAGACCAATCTTTCCGGATCGTCGGGGTGCGCCTCGAATCCAAGGTTCGGCACCACACACTCATGCTCGCACCCGTCATAGATGATCTCTTCCGCCTGCTCGTGCGGCGTGAGAATTCCCACTGCTTCGATCGACGCGAGCCACTCCCGCGGCCATGCACGCGCATCATGTGGCGTTAGCACGCCATCTCGCAGATGCTCAATTCGAATCAGCAACTCAGGCAGCGGCTCAGACACGTGCGATCCCCCATTTCACGAGATACTTCTTTGCCACCGCGTCGTAGCCATGGTCTTTGAGATTGCACCGGTCCGGATAGGTGATCTCAAATGTCAGCGACTTGCCACGAGATCCGTTCTGCCCGCGAAACTTGAAACATAGCTTCGCTTGGGAAACGTGGAGTGTCGAGAGCGGAACCTTTGATTTGTCGATGGCTTCATCTACCAGCGCACGAAGCACATCAGGCACATCCGGTGTCGCGCGACCTGAAAGCACCAGTCGCCGATATCCCTTGCCCGGGAGATCGAATCGGAGAAGTCGAATCTCGACTCCGGCGATGTTGTCCGCAGGATTCGTCTCGAAAGTGAAGTCGCCTCGCTTCAACACAGACAGGTCGTAGGGTGGTTTCGACTGAGGATCGGGGAGCGCCTTCAGCCCGAGCATCACCTTGCAGAACGCCTCTGCGATTTGCTCCCTCTGCTGCTTATCCCCACCCGCCACCATCTCGAGGACGCCGTCCTCCTTCCGATAGACAAAAATGATCTCGCGAGCCGTACGTCTTGCGTGACGTATGAAGTGATCCTGATCGTCATAGCCGAGATCGGTCTTAGGACGGCTCTCGGGATAGGCGAAGCAGCAGAATCGGTCGGGATCGCGTCGTTCAACCGTCTCGATGTGACACCGCCTACCGTACCCTTCAACCCTAAAGATTGCACGGAGTGTCTGGCCGAGTCTATCACGGTGCTCTTCGTCATCTTCCACCTGAAGTCGCTTTCCCACGGTCCATCGCTGCCACCGGCTCTCCGCAAAGCGGTCAATCTCGTTGTATCCCAGAACGCGCTCCACGAGCTTTCGATCCTCGACGAGCGCGAGCAATGCTCGCTCGCAGTCATTGGCCATGCCGTCGAGTTGAGGCGCCCAACGGCGCTTCCAGAACACCGCGTCTTCGTAGATGAGCCGCGACCCGCCATCGGTAGCAAGTTCGTTGACGGTGATCAGGTCGATATCAACGGAGTCCTGAGTGATCGGCTCCAGCGCGTCCAAAGCCCCGATGATCGGAGCCGGATCGCCGTCCTCGTACTCGTCCCACTCGAAGTCACTGAGTAGGCTACGGCTCTCGAAATAGCGCTGGAGCAGGGGCTTTGAAATGCTCCTGAGGATTCGCTTCTGGGAGTACTGTGCCATCCGCCCGGGTTCTCCAAGGGCCACTATCCCACTGACACCATGATCAGAAAAGACACCATCCGCCACAATGTCAAATCGCCTCTTGGTCCACCCGCGCGGAGTGCGGAACGTCATTGATGGTTGCCCGACCGCGATTTCTCGCCGAACACGTCGGCATACCGTCGGCGCTGTTCCGTGCCGGTCGTCCGCTCCAGTTCGGCGAGCAGTTTGCCCACGTTCAATCCCATGCGTCACCTCCTTCCCGCCGCTCTCGACCTCGTGAACCAGCGGGACGATGAGTGTCCGAGCATGGGCCAGGGTCAGGGCAAGTCGAAGGCGCATCTGGGGGGCAGTTCTGGGCCGCCAAATCGGCACCCCGGCGGTGCATGGCGAGCACGCCGCCAGCCAGAATGCCGGCGATCTCGTCGAGCCGCTCGCCGGCCGTCAGTTCACCAGGATCATCATCGCGCAGGTACATCGGCACGCTCCGAAGGCGGAGAGTGGACGACAGCGTCCGAGACGCTTGGCTCGGCGGGCCGTGCGGCCCGCTACTGGTTAACTACGCAAAGTGTGGGGAGAACTGCGCGCGAAGGCGCCGGCAGGCGCTGCGCACGGCAGGGGCCACGCGTCGGGAGGCGCTGCGGAACCTCACGACGGCGCGATTGATGCGGCGGATGTGAAGAACCCGGCGAGATATTCGGGCACGCGCTGGTCGAGCCAGAAGCGCGGCGCCCAAGGCCAGCGGCCGCCGATGAACCCCATGTGCCCTCCGCTGCGCATCAACTCAAGCGTCACCTTGTCGGACATCTCACCCGGCTCGGGAATCACATGGGTCGGCACGAGCGGATCATTGCGCGCGTGAAGCAGCAGCGTCGGGACGTTGACGTGCCGCAGCAGCACATCCGTGCGCGTGCGGGCGTAGTAGTCCTCCGCATCCTTAAACCCGTTGAGCGGCGCGCTGACGCATCGGTCAAAGACCGAGAAGGTTCGGATGCGGCGCAGTGCCCCGCGATCGAGCGGCAGGCCGAGGTCCATCAACTGCAGTTTCCGCAGAATGTCGCGGCGGAGGCTGCGCAGCAGGTACCACTGGTATACGCGCGACAGGCCGCGCCCGATCCGCCCGGCCACGACGCCGAGGTGAAATGGCGCCGACACCCCCACGGCCGCGACCACCGGAAGCGAATCGCCGCGCTGACCGCTCTCGCCGAGCCACTTCAGGCATATGTTTGCGCCGACGGAATACCCCACCGTCGCGATCGGCGTGTGCGGTTCGCGCTGACGCAGGTGATGCACGAGGTAGTGCAGATCGCTCGTCATGCCACAGTGGTAACTGTGCGGAAAGCGGTTCGGCTCGCCGCGTCCGCGGTAGTTCAGCAGCACGCCGCGCCATCCGCGCCGCTCGCACTGTCGCAGCAGACGCCGGACGTAGGAGGATTTCATGTCCCCTTGCAGGCCGGGGAGAATGACCACGATCGGCCCGGCGCGCCCCACCCAGTCCAGCCGGACGAAGTCGCCATCGGGCAGATCGAGGCGCTCGCAGCGCGCGTCAAGGCGGACACGGCCAGCGAGCAGCGGCCAGATCGTCTGTCCGTGCCCGCCGGGCAGCCACCAAGTGCCCCTGAAGGCGGCGCGACTCATGGGTGTGAGGTCTCGGCCAGCGAGGTGAATGACCCGCGCGCGCAGCCAACCGCCCACGGCGTCGGTCTCGCCATTCCACCCGGTGTAGAAGGCCGACAAAGGGTGAAGACTCGCGTGAGAAGCAGGAACATGGCGACGCTCCCAAGGGGCTTGCCGCAGGCAGATCCAAGTGCGGCCGACCCACGCCGCGGAATCATCGGCCCTGCCCCAAGTGCGTGCCGTTCGAAAGAAAGCGGATTGGCCGAACTGCGCGGTTTATCGGAGTTGATTATCCACATATAGTACCTTTCCAGACCCCTGTGTCAATCACCGCAGGGCGATCGTGGCGCGCGGGCGTGGCGGTCGGCCTGCGCTGGTGCATGCGGGCCGGCCGGCGGCGACTAAAATCGACCAGAGTATCCACAACGCGATTGACTTGCCGTGCGCCTCGGCTTCCAGCCGCGGTGTGGAGCGGAGGACTCCATGATCAGAACACTGGCCCGCCGAACCATCTTCGCCGCCCTCGTTGCGGCGGCCGTGCTCGCGCTGCTCTGGCAGGTCCGATGGCGCGCCGTTCCGGTGGAGGGGTTCGAAGTACAGGCACGTGAACTCATGGTCGAGACGATGGGCACGGGAACGCTCGAGTCGCGGGTCTCAAGCACCGTCTCCGCGAGGATTCAGGGCCGAATCGTCGAACTGGCCGTCGATCAGGGCGATGCCGTCGAAGCCGGACGGGTACTCGTGCGTCTGGACGATCTTGACCTCACGCGGCAAATCGACGTGGCCGCAGCCGTCGTCGAAGTAAATCGCGCTGCGCTCAATCGCATCGAGAGCGATCGGCAGCGGGCTGAGGCGGTGCTCGCTCAGGCCCGGCTGGAGCACCAGCAGGTGATCGACACCTTTGCTCGAGGCGCATCATCGCCAACAGAGCGCGATCGCGTCATCGAGCGACTTGCCATCGCCGAGGCGGAACTGGCGCGGGCGGATGCAGCGATCGTCGAGGCCCGGGCCGCGCTGGCCGCCTCAGAGCGCTCGCTCGACCTGCAGCGCGCCCAACTGGACGACACGGTGATTCGCAGCCCGCTTTCGGGCCTGGTCGTTCGGCGTGATCGTGAGGTCGGCGACATCGTTGTGCCGGGATCTTCCATTCTCCGCCTGATCGAAACCGGGACGCTCTGGGTGTCGGCGTGGGTGGACGAGACGGCGATGGCGGCGCTGCACGTCGATCAACCGGCGCGGATCGTCTTCCGCTCCGAGCCGGACCGCGAGTACCGCGGGCACGTGGCGCGACTCGGCCGCGAAGTTGATCCGGAACTGCGCGAGTTCATCGTCGAGGTCGTCGTCGACGAGTTGCCCGCCGCCTGGGCGGTCGGCCAGCGCGCCGAGGTCTATATCACGACCGATCGCGCTCCGCAGGCGCTCGCCATTCCGGCGGAATACCTGTTCGCCCGCGAAGGGGTCGGCGGCGTGTGGGTGAATGAAGAGGGGCGGGCGCAGTGGCGGCTGTGCGAGACCGGTCTGCGCGGTCGCGCGTTCGTCGAGATCACGCGCGGCCTCGAAGCCGGGGATGTGGTTCTGCGACCCGCCGATGTCGCGGCCGAACGAATGCTCCGCGCCGGCCGGAAGGTGGCGCTGCAATGAACCTGGCTCTGCGCGACGTGCGGCACAATCTCGGGCGCTTCGGCCTCACCGCCGTGGGCATCGGCCTGCTGCTCATGATCGTCATGGGCATGGGCGGCATCTACCAGGGCATCGTCGAGGATGCCACGCTTCTCGTGGATGAACTCGACGCCGATCTCTGGCTCGTTCAGGCGGAGACCCGCGGCCCCTTTGCAGAAGTCTCGCGCCTGTCACCCAGCCTCGAGGACCGGGCGCTGGCGGTGCCCGGCGTGGAGAACGCGCGCCGATTCGCCACGCACACGATTCAACGTACGCACCGGGGGCGTCCGATGCGAATGGTGATCGTCGGCTTGGCGTGGCCTCAGGACCGCGGAGGGTGGATTCCCCTCATCGCCGGCCGGCCGCTGGCGCAGGGGCGCTTCGAGTTCATTGCCGATGAGTCACTGGGCATCGCCGTTGGCGAGCAACTGCAACTCGGGCGCGACGTCTTCACGGCGGTGGGAATCACCAGGCACATGGTCGGAACCGGCGGCGACGGCCTGGCGTTCTTCACGGTCCGCGACGCACAGTCGATTCAGTTCGACCTTTCGCCCGAGGCCGTGCGCTTCGAACGCGAATCGCGCCGCGCGCGGGCCCACGACCTCGACCTGGCGCTGACACAGCCGGCGCTGCTCGATCGCGCCCGCCAGCCCGCGTCGACATTGCCCGCCATTGCCCCACCCATGGTGAGCGCGGTCCTCGTCGATCTGGCGCCCGGAGCGGATGGCAACGTCGTCCGCGCCACTTTCGAAGGCTGGCCCGATGTCTCAACCTACACCGGCGATGAGCAGCGTTCCCTCCTGCTCGAAGGGCCGGTGGACCGGGCCCGGCGGCAGATCGGGCTCTTTCGCGCCTTGCTCGTGCTCATCTCCGCTCTGGTCATGGCCCTGATCCTCTACACGCTGACCTTGGACAAGATCCACGATATCGCCATGCTCAAACTCATCGGCGCCCGCGATCGCATCATCCTCGGCCTTGTGCTCCAGGAGGCTTTCCTGCTCGGCGCGATCGGATACGTGATCGCGTACTTCGTGGGGATGCAGGTGTATCCCTTCTTCCCGCGCCGCGTCATCATCACCGGAGAGATGCTCGCCTGGCTCGCCGCGGCAGTCGCCGTACTCTGCCTCGCCGGAAGCGTGCTGGGCATCTGGAAGGCCATGCGCGTCCAGCCCAACGAGGTGCTCTCATGAGCGCGCCCGCCTCCTCGCCTTCTCCAGCGATCGAAACCCGCCGGCTCACGAAGATCTACGGAAGCGGCAACACCGAGGTGACAGCCCTGCGCGACGTGACCTTCACGCTCAACCGCGGCGAGGTCGTGGCGCTGCTGGGCCCGAGCGGCTCGGGCAAGTCCACGTTGCTGGGCATCGTCGGACTGATCAATGCGCCGACGCGGGGCGAAGTCATCCTCGACGGCACGCCGGTCTACCGCGATTCGCGCGTGCTCGTGGACGTGCGCCGCTACCGCCGCGAGCGCATCGGCTTTGTCTTCCAGAAGTCCAACCTGATACCCTTCCTCTCGGCGCGCGAGAACGTGCAGGTCGCGCTGGAGATCGCGGGCGTCAGAGGCAGCGCGGCCCGCCGCCGCGCCATGGAACTGCTCGAAACGCTCGGCCTGGCCGACCGCGCGCATCACCTGCCCAGGGCGCTCTCCGGCGGCCAGCAGCAGCGCATCGCCATCGCCCGTGCCCTGGCCAACCGACCCAGCCTCATGCTCGCCGACGAACCCACCGCCGCGCTCGACGGTGAGCGCGGCAGGCAGGTCATGCAACTCTTCCGCGATCTCGGCCACCAACACGGCGCGGGCGTCCTCGTCGTCACCCACGACCATCGCGCGCTCGATGTCTTTGATCGCGTCCTGGAGATGGAGGATGGCGCACTCCGCGCCCAGCCGGAGATCGCCGCGCCGATCGCCCCACACTGAAAGGCCGCACAGCTGCGTGGCTACTGCCTGCGCCCGCTTCGAACCGCCCCTGAATGTAGCTTCCGCGTACACCCAACCTGGCAACCCGGACTTCGCGCGCAGGTATTTCCGTGTTCGCCTCGGGGTCCGATCCGAACCCTGCTGTTAAATAACTCGGTTGTCAACCAGAGAGGGTGAGAGTTTGAGAGGGTTGGGGTCGATTGACGATCCGAACCCCCGGGGTTTGGATCGGGGTGCCGATCGGGCGTTTCGGAAAAGAGAGCGCGGGCTTCGCGGCGCCAGCGGCGCAAGTCTTTGGAATCACGCCACTTTGCGCGACCTGTGCGGCAGGTGGCCGCTGAGCCCGATCTGTCAACAAGAACGCCGCCGAAAACTCGCGGCGGCGTCGTGAACTCCCCGATCCGAACGGTTTCGAACCGTTGGCTAATCGGGAACCGGGCATGATAGCGCTCGCGCGGCGTTAACCAAGCGGGTCGAGCCGCATTGGCGCGGCAAAAAACGCGGGTGGCGGAGAGTCACCGGAAGTGGCCGCGCCGCTCGGAAGGCGGCGACCGCCGTTCGCCAGCCGCCTCCTCTGCGGGGATCAGCGGCTGCGCCTCGCGCTCGCGCGCTGCAAACCGGACACCACGTCCGAACTCGGCGCGGGCGGGTTAACCGCGCGCGAGCGTTGTGGAGAGCCTGGAGACCCATGGCGGCCGGCGTTGGAGCGGCATAGGGCTCCCTTCGATAGAAACCCAAACGGATGCCGTCTTCCGGCTATACTCCACAGGAAGTGTTCGACGATACACTGTGTTGCAGATGATGTTGGAGGCACGATGGCGAAGCGAAACCACCTGAACGGCGACTCCGCCCTGCTAATTCCCGAACTGAAGACCCCCAAGGAAGCGTTCCGGGATCTGCGGAACTATCTCGCGGGGCAGCATGTTGGCGCCACGCGCGATGACTCGCTGTTGGAAGAACTGCTCAAATGTCTGTTCTGCAAGCTCTATGCGGAGATGGGGCGGACGGGCGAACTGCTGGCGGACCTCGAACCGTTCACGCTCGCGAAGCAAGTTCGCGGGATCTTCGCCAAGGTTCGGAAGGACTTCCCCGACCTGTATACTAAGGACACTGAGATCCTGCTGGCGCCTGATGCCATTGCTGAAGTGATGCGACAGTGCGCGTTCTCGTTGGTCGACGCGTCGACTGATCCGATCGGCGATGCTTTCGAGGTGTTCGTCGGTAGCGAATCGAGGGGTCGCGCCGGCCAGTTCTTCACTCCACGGCCCGTGACTGACCTGCTGGTGGAAGCGGTAGATCCCAAGCCAGGCGAAACCATCATCGATCCCGCATGCGGCGCCGGCGGGTTTCTCACTTCAGCGGCGCGCCATTTTCTCGACAAGGGCGTGAAGCCGAGCGAGCTGGGAGCCTTGGTCTCCAACCACTTGTACGGCATCGATAAGGACGAGTACCTCACGAAGTTGGCGAGGCTCCATGTCGCTCTGCTAACCACGGGACACCCGAGGATTCATTGCGCGGACAGCGTCTCGCTGCAGAATGGAAGCGCACATTTTCGGAGCGAACTTCCCGCTGAGGGATTCGATGTGCTGCTGACGAATCCGCCATTCGGAGTCCGCATCGTTGCCGCCCGACCTGACGTCCTTCGGACCTTCAGTTTGGCTCGCAAATGGCGACGTGATCCGGAGACGAACCGGTGGGTACCGACGGGCGAGCTTCAGTCGCAGGTACCGCCGCAGGTGCTATTCTTGGAACGAAGCCTGTCACTGCTCAAGGAAGGCGGCCGGCTCGGCATGGTGTTGCCTGAGAGCATCCTGTCAAACAAGTCCTATCGCCATGTCATGGAGTTTCTGTCGGATGCCGCAGAGGTCGAAGCGGTGATTGGCATGCCGGACGCTCTGTTCAAGACGTCTGGCAAGGGGGGTACCCATACAAAAACGTGCTTGCTCGTCGCCACCAAGCGGACGGAGCGGGTGAAGCGGAAGCCTTCGATCTTCATGGCTGAGGCGAAGTGGTGTGGGCACGACTCGCGCGCCCGCGTCATTCCACATAATGATCTGCCGAAAATCGCGGCCAACCTGAAGGCGTACCGGGCGAAGAGGAATCTTCCTGCATCCACGCTCGGCTTCCTGGTTGACAGGGAGAACATCGTGGACAATGTGCTGTGTCCGCGGTACTACGACCCACAGATCGTCATCGAACTGGCTTCCTTAGAACGCACGCACGATCTAGTGCGATTTGGCGATCTCGTCAAACGCGGGGTACTGTCCATTGCCACCGGCGACGAACTTGGCAAACTCGCTTATGGCACGGGCGACATTCCGTTTATCCGCACATCGGATATCAGCAATTGGGAGATCAAGGCCGATCCCAAGCACGGAGTGGATCGGAGGACGTTTGAGCGGATTAGGAGCAAACAGGATGTCCGGGCCTATGACCTACTTATGGTGAAGGATGGCACCTACCTGGTCGGCACCTGCGCCATCGTGACGCCGAATGATCGAGAGTTGATCTACCAGAGCCATATTTACAAGATCCGGGTGAACGATAATGAAGGCCTCGTCGACCCCTTTTTGTTGCTGGCCATCCTGAGCTCCCCCGTCGTTCAGCGCCAGATCCGTTCAAAGCAGTTCACCCAGGACATCATCGACAGTCTCGGTGACCGGATTCACGAGCTGGTTCTGCCGATACCCAAAGACGCGAAGACGCGGGAAAGCGTGACCGAGATGGTCAAGACCGCGTCACGAAAGCGTGTTGAAGCACGGGAACTTGCCCGCGATGCTCGACTCGCGGTGGCCGGCGCCGGGTAATCAGGCCCAGCCTCGTGCCTCGTAGTTGGTCGCAACCCGCCGGAGTAAATTGCGAACCTCGGCGAGCCCCAGGCTGCCTTGGATGCGATTCCCATCCGCTGACACCCAGCTAATGTTTTCCGGTGAGTGGCCAGACGCGGTCGCATTCGGATCGTCGAGCTTAAGGGGGTTCAGATGACCGACCTGAAAGTCGGACTTGCCATGAGACGGGTTCATAAGCTTGTCGTGGAACTCTGCAAACGACATGGGGTCGAGCGTGATCGGACACCGGAACGGAGCGAGGTCCGGTGCCAGCACACCCTGAGCTTGTAGCATTTCGCGAGACCGTTGCGGGAACCCGTCAAACATGCACAACTGCTGGACCAACGTGTATTCTATGGCCATACACGTCTTTCTGGCAGCAAAGTGGACAGAACGAGGATGAACCTCCCACCTCTTTTCCCGATTCGTCTTGTGGTCAC contains:
- a CDS encoding N-6 DNA methylase — translated: MAKRNHLNGDSALLIPELKTPKEAFRDLRNYLAGQHVGATRDDSLLEELLKCLFCKLYAEMGRTGELLADLEPFTLAKQVRGIFAKVRKDFPDLYTKDTEILLAPDAIAEVMRQCAFSLVDASTDPIGDAFEVFVGSESRGRAGQFFTPRPVTDLLVEAVDPKPGETIIDPACGAGGFLTSAARHFLDKGVKPSELGALVSNHLYGIDKDEYLTKLARLHVALLTTGHPRIHCADSVSLQNGSAHFRSELPAEGFDVLLTNPPFGVRIVAARPDVLRTFSLARKWRRDPETNRWVPTGELQSQVPPQVLFLERSLSLLKEGGRLGMVLPESILSNKSYRHVMEFLSDAAEVEAVIGMPDALFKTSGKGGTHTKTCLLVATKRTERVKRKPSIFMAEAKWCGHDSRARVIPHNDLPKIAANLKAYRAKRNLPASTLGFLVDRENIVDNVLCPRYYDPQIVIELASLERTHDLVRFGDLVKRGVLSIATGDELGKLAYGTGDIPFIRTSDISNWEIKADPKHGVDRRTFERIRSKQDVRAYDLLMVKDGTYLVGTCAIVTPNDRELIYQSHIYKIRVNDNEGLVDPFLLLAILSSPVVQRQIRSKQFTQDIIDSLGDRIHELVLPIPKDAKTRESVTEMVKTASRKRVEARELARDARLAVAGAG
- a CDS encoding hydrolase: MSRAAFRGTWWLPGGHGQTIWPLLAGRVRLDARCERLDLPDGDFVRLDWVGRAGPIVVILPGLQGDMKSSYVRRLLRQCERRGWRGVLLNYRGRGEPNRFPHSYHCGMTSDLHYLVHHLRQREPHTPIATVGYSVGANICLKWLGESGQRGDSLPVVAAVGVSAPFHLGVVAGRIGRGLSRVYQWYLLRSLRRDILRKLQLMDLGLPLDRGALRRIRTFSVFDRCVSAPLNGFKDAEDYYARTRTDVLLRHVNVPTLLLHARNDPLVPTHVIPEPGEMSDKVTLELMRSGGHMGFIGGRWPWAPRFWLDQRVPEYLAGFFTSAASIAPS
- a CDS encoding efflux RND transporter periplasmic adaptor subunit yields the protein MIRTLARRTIFAALVAAAVLALLWQVRWRAVPVEGFEVQARELMVETMGTGTLESRVSSTVSARIQGRIVELAVDQGDAVEAGRVLVRLDDLDLTRQIDVAAAVVEVNRAALNRIESDRQRAEAVLAQARLEHQQVIDTFARGASSPTERDRVIERLAIAEAELARADAAIVEARAALAASERSLDLQRAQLDDTVIRSPLSGLVVRRDREVGDIVVPGSSILRLIETGTLWVSAWVDETAMAALHVDQPARIVFRSEPDREYRGHVARLGREVDPELREFIVEVVVDELPAAWAVGQRAEVYITTDRAPQALAIPAEYLFAREGVGGVWVNEEGRAQWRLCETGLRGRAFVEITRGLEAGDVVLRPADVAAERMLRAGRKVALQ
- a CDS encoding tetratricopeptide repeat protein, which codes for MNPAVNRTLLIAALGCMMMGSGCAAPRPAGPYQSVSAAQRDSMRAQRLTAEAADLTGSDPQRAEDLLREALTADLYHGPAHNNLGVIHLQRGQLYEAANEFEWARKLMPGHPDPRLNLALTLERAGRIDEALAACESALQVYPGHTAATEALVRLQLRHGRADERTTDLLAEIAIRGETEHWRQWARARLALRAE
- a CDS encoding ABC transporter ATP-binding protein, with amino-acid sequence MSAPASSPSPAIETRRLTKIYGSGNTEVTALRDVTFTLNRGEVVALLGPSGSGKSTLLGIVGLINAPTRGEVILDGTPVYRDSRVLVDVRRYRRERIGFVFQKSNLIPFLSARENVQVALEIAGVRGSAARRRAMELLETLGLADRAHHLPRALSGGQQQRIAIARALANRPSLMLADEPTAALDGERGRQVMQLFRDLGHQHGAGVLVVTHDHRALDVFDRVLEMEDGALRAQPEIAAPIAPH